From the Halalkalicoccus sp. CGA53 genome, one window contains:
- a CDS encoding 30S ribosomal protein S3 has product MADEHQFIETGLQRSQINEFFLEELERAGYGGMEVAKTPMGTQIVLKAEKPGMVIGKGGKNIRKVTRELQERFDLDDPQIDVQEVDEPDLNAQIVASRLANALERGWYFRKAGHTTIDRIMDAGALGAEIVLSGKVTGARGRVEKFNRGYIKHNGEPAQEIVDHGQAVSVMKLGTIGVTVKIIPPGARLPDDFRIHDDADTSSLVAEPIGAGEDISDALDKVGEDLGEVEAAAQGAGAETGGEIDEGVVEEELVEGEEPIEAGAVDEEIVEEVAEEVEADESEELDEDVEAEAARIVAEMEADDGGED; this is encoded by the coding sequence ATGGCAGACGAACACCAGTTCATCGAGACCGGACTCCAGCGCTCACAGATCAACGAGTTCTTCCTAGAGGAGCTCGAGCGCGCCGGCTACGGCGGTATGGAGGTCGCGAAGACCCCGATGGGCACGCAGATCGTGCTCAAGGCCGAGAAACCCGGCATGGTGATCGGCAAGGGCGGGAAGAACATCCGGAAGGTCACCCGGGAGCTCCAGGAGCGCTTCGACCTCGACGACCCCCAGATCGACGTCCAGGAGGTCGACGAGCCGGACCTGAACGCACAGATCGTCGCGTCGCGGCTGGCGAACGCCCTCGAACGAGGGTGGTACTTCCGCAAGGCCGGTCACACGACGATCGACCGGATCATGGACGCGGGCGCGCTCGGCGCCGAGATCGTCCTCTCCGGGAAGGTCACGGGCGCGCGCGGCCGCGTCGAGAAGTTCAACCGCGGGTACATCAAGCACAACGGCGAGCCCGCCCAGGAGATCGTGGACCACGGCCAGGCCGTCTCCGTGATGAAACTCGGCACGATCGGCGTGACCGTGAAGATCATCCCGCCGGGCGCGCGACTCCCCGACGACTTCCGCATCCACGACGACGCGGACACCTCCTCGCTGGTCGCCGAGCCGATCGGCGCCGGCGAGGACATCTCCGACGCGCTCGACAAGGTCGGCGAGGACCTCGGCGAGGTCGAGGCCGCAGCCCAGGGCGCCGGTGCCGAAACCGGCGGCGAGATCGACGAGGGTGTGGTCGAAGAGGAGCTCGTCGAGGGCGAGGAGCCGATCGAGGCCGGGGCCGTCGACGAGGAGATCGTCGAAGAGGTCGCGGAGGAGGTCGAAGCGGACGAGAGCGAGGAGCTCGACGAGGACGTCGAGGCCGAGGCGGCCCGGATCGTCGCCGAGATGGAAGCCGACGACGGGG